From a single Terriglobia bacterium genomic region:
- a CDS encoding aminotransferase class V-fold PLP-dependent enzyme, producing the protein MATSFLSRRKFFKWGSGVLAASAIAGRQVPDLAAAPQGHEAPAGEDYYAKLGVTPFINAAGTYTILTASIMPPQVRAAVERAALNPVGLIELQKAAGEYLAKRLRCEAAMVSDGAASAVTLATAASMTRGRERAILNVPNDVSDLPNEVLIQRAHRYEYDHAIRCCGVKMVEVETLEDYDRAFTPRTAMAHFFNAAQGGQISREDWIRIAHKHGVPASNDAAADVPPISRLWEYTQMGFDLVQFSGGKGLRGPQNSGLLLGRKELIDAAAMNNCPYSDTVGRGMKVSKEQIVGLVAAVDWFVDQDEAAMRADFQKRAETIAAAVQKIPSVETRIFVPPVANNVPHLLITYDMKRVKISGKDVKTQLLQGTPSIALNPATGGNAGSLMNGLPAGPNIIVVGVWMMQPGEDAIVARRLHEVLSKASAA; encoded by the coding sequence ATGGCAACCAGCTTTCTTTCGCGACGAAAATTTTTTAAGTGGGGAAGCGGTGTCCTCGCCGCTTCGGCAATAGCGGGGCGCCAGGTCCCCGACCTTGCTGCGGCGCCACAGGGTCACGAAGCGCCAGCCGGAGAAGATTACTACGCCAAGCTGGGAGTGACTCCTTTTATCAACGCGGCAGGCACGTATACGATCCTGACGGCGTCCATCATGCCTCCGCAGGTGCGTGCAGCCGTCGAACGCGCGGCCTTGAATCCGGTAGGACTGATTGAGCTGCAAAAGGCCGCCGGAGAATATCTGGCCAAAAGATTGCGTTGCGAAGCAGCGATGGTAAGCGACGGGGCGGCGTCCGCAGTGACGCTGGCAACGGCTGCCTCCATGACTCGCGGGAGAGAGCGCGCCATCCTCAATGTGCCGAACGATGTTTCCGATCTGCCCAATGAAGTGCTGATTCAAAGGGCGCACCGGTACGAATACGATCATGCCATCCGTTGCTGCGGGGTCAAGATGGTGGAGGTGGAAACGCTGGAGGATTACGATCGTGCTTTCACGCCGCGTACGGCCATGGCGCATTTTTTTAACGCTGCACAGGGCGGGCAGATCAGCCGCGAAGACTGGATCCGCATCGCGCACAAGCACGGCGTGCCGGCCTCGAACGACGCGGCTGCTGACGTCCCGCCCATATCGCGGCTGTGGGAGTACACCCAGATGGGGTTTGACCTGGTGCAGTTTTCGGGCGGCAAAGGCTTGCGTGGACCCCAGAACAGCGGATTGCTGTTGGGCCGCAAAGAGCTGATTGACGCGGCCGCGATGAACAATTGCCCTTACAGCGACACGGTTGGGCGCGGCATGAAAGTCTCCAAGGAACAGATCGTGGGACTTGTGGCGGCTGTTGATTGGTTCGTTGACCAGGATGAGGCGGCGATGCGCGCCGATTTCCAGAAGCGCGCTGAGACGATTGCCGCCGCCGTTCAGAAAATTCCATCGGTCGAAACCCGGATTTTTGTGCCGCCGGTAGCCAATAACGTCCCGCACCTGTTGATTACCTATGACATGAAACGGGTGAAGATCTCCGGCAAGGACGTGAAGACCCAGCTCTTGCAGGGAACGCCGAGCATTGCGCTGAACCCAGCCACGGGTGGCAATGCCGGCAGCCTGATGAATGGCCTTCCGGCCGGACCGAACATAATCGTGGTGGGCGTTTGGATGATGCAGCCGGGAGAAGATGCGATTGTTGCCAGGCGTCTCCACGAGGTCCTTTCCAAGGCCAGCGCGGCCTGA
- a CDS encoding RidA family protein: MKKATIVLAIASVAAITFGCAGPSNQQPAEAAAQMPAEHVQAINPPGTPAGLPFSNGILVGNTLYVAGTQGTDANGKLPPDIESQTRAALQLIQKIVEGGGMTMGNVVAVNVYLSDVNEFGKMNNAYKTFFPDPKPTRTTVQVAKLVNGAKIEISAIAVKPR, translated from the coding sequence ATGAAGAAAGCGACGATTGTCCTGGCGATTGCTTCGGTGGCAGCGATAACGTTTGGCTGTGCGGGGCCAAGTAACCAACAGCCTGCGGAGGCGGCTGCCCAGATGCCCGCCGAACATGTGCAGGCCATCAACCCGCCGGGAACTCCGGCAGGGTTGCCGTTCAGCAATGGAATTCTTGTGGGTAATACCCTTTACGTGGCGGGTACGCAGGGAACCGACGCCAACGGAAAGCTTCCGCCGGATATTGAGAGCCAGACCCGGGCCGCCCTGCAGTTGATCCAGAAAATCGTCGAGGGCGGAGGGATGACCATGGGCAACGTGGTGGCCGTGAACGTCTATCTGTCGGACGTTAATGAGTTCGGGAAGATGAACAACGCCTACAAGACGTTTTTCCCCGATCCCAAACCCACGCGTACAACCGTGCAGGTGGCCAAGCTGGTGAATGGCGCAAAAATTGAAATCTCCGCTATCGCCGTAAAGCCGCGCTAG
- a CDS encoding PQQ-dependent dehydrogenase, methanol/ethanol family, with protein MNRAKATLLLGIGILLLVSLPCFGQRGPVSARIDVNERDLLAKPVGANWTSYNGDYTGRRYSSLSQITRENVDRLRAQWVFHSRNSQRMEATPVVINGVMYITSANDAYALDARTGRMLWSHTRPITTGLIEDASAHHNRGVAVWRSRVYMETDDAHLLCLDARSGNLIWDVTFGDIKENPANGATSAPLIVNGKVIIAPAGGDAGVRGRIEAFDAETGKLVWNFWTIPGPGEPNFGTWGDGDIWQHGGATAWMPGTYDAETNTLYWGTGNAAPDFEGSQRPGDNLYSACVLALDPDSGKLKWYFQFTPHDLGDFDAVETPVLIDGSYKGEPRKLLVEANRNGFLYVLDRTNGRFLGATLFEPSVNWAKGIDAHGRPITTGVIPTPDGTKFCPGIVGATNWFSPSYNPQTHLFYFMALRTCNISRATPQPFVKGESYYNTGVERVPGEQGQKTFVAFDVANGKIAWRYPQIGRGNSWGGTMTTAGGLVFFGDDAESFEAIDARDGTPLWHFNTGQEMHASPMAYAVDGKQYVAIAAGSDIFSFALPD; from the coding sequence ATGAACCGCGCTAAAGCAACTTTGCTTCTCGGGATTGGGATTCTCCTTCTGGTTTCGCTCCCATGCTTTGGACAGCGGGGCCCCGTCTCCGCACGTATTGACGTGAACGAGCGCGATCTGCTGGCCAAGCCCGTCGGGGCGAACTGGACCTCGTACAACGGCGACTATACCGGCCGGCGCTATTCGAGCCTCTCGCAGATCACTCGCGAAAACGTCGACCGTCTCCGCGCGCAATGGGTATTCCATTCGAGGAATTCCCAACGGATGGAAGCGACCCCCGTTGTGATTAACGGCGTAATGTACATAACCAGCGCCAACGACGCCTATGCGCTAGATGCGCGCACGGGCCGGATGCTGTGGAGCCACACCCGCCCGATCACCACAGGCCTGATCGAAGATGCCTCCGCGCACCACAACCGGGGCGTCGCCGTCTGGCGTTCCAGGGTTTACATGGAAACTGACGATGCTCACCTCCTGTGTCTGGATGCCCGCAGCGGCAATCTGATCTGGGACGTGACGTTCGGAGACATCAAGGAGAACCCTGCAAACGGCGCCACCAGCGCCCCGCTGATCGTTAACGGCAAGGTGATTATTGCCCCCGCCGGCGGCGACGCGGGGGTGAGAGGGCGGATTGAAGCGTTCGACGCAGAGACCGGCAAACTTGTGTGGAACTTCTGGACCATTCCAGGACCGGGTGAACCGAACTTTGGCACCTGGGGCGATGGCGACATCTGGCAGCACGGTGGCGCCACGGCCTGGATGCCGGGAACGTACGATGCCGAGACGAACACTCTCTACTGGGGCACCGGAAACGCGGCCCCGGACTTTGAAGGATCGCAACGCCCTGGGGATAATCTATATAGCGCCTGCGTGCTGGCGCTCGATCCCGATTCCGGAAAGCTGAAGTGGTATTTTCAATTTACTCCACACGACCTGGGCGATTTTGATGCCGTCGAAACGCCTGTCCTCATCGATGGCAGTTACAAGGGCGAGCCGCGAAAGCTGCTGGTGGAAGCAAACCGCAACGGCTTCCTCTACGTGCTCGACCGGACGAATGGCAGGTTTCTCGGCGCTACTCTATTCGAACCGTCGGTTAATTGGGCCAAAGGCATTGACGCCCATGGCCGGCCAATAACCACCGGCGTGATTCCCACTCCAGATGGAACAAAATTTTGCCCGGGTATTGTGGGCGCCACCAACTGGTTCTCGCCATCGTACAATCCCCAGACGCACCTTTTTTATTTCATGGCCCTCCGCACCTGCAACATCAGCCGCGCCACGCCTCAGCCTTTTGTCAAAGGCGAGAGTTATTACAACACGGGTGTTGAACGCGTCCCCGGCGAGCAAGGGCAGAAAACCTTTGTGGCCTTTGACGTCGCCAACGGGAAAATCGCATGGCGCTATCCTCAGATCGGCAGAGGCAACTCCTGGGGGGGAACGATGACCACGGCAGGAGGCCTGGTCTTCTTCGGCGACGATGCCGAAAGTTTTGAGGCCATTGACGCACGCGACGGCACACCGCTTTGGCATTTCAATACGGGACAGGAGATGCACGCTTCCCCCATGGCTTATGCGGTGGACGGCAAGCAGTATGTTGCCATCGCCGCAGGAAGCGACATCTTCAGTTTTGCCTTGCCGGATTAA
- a CDS encoding PIG-L family deacetylase codes for MKHHSRRDVLKELGMGAAALSVGTGSARPGANPGQRPSENTPEQSAPGMLMAIAAHPGDALFTMGAAVGRQVSTGGRGIFLNLTHGERGNPAIAEAEYGAMQVSATGKAAKILGAQTAYLSYPDGELPDDEEARFAVCDAIRQHKPEIIITHWKGSYHKDHRACYNIVDDAIFYAGLPGIKRKDTAHSVGKLLFAENWEDAEGFRQDIYLDVSDVFNRWVEACAVFPMWRGETGFHYDDYYRSLAVARGSLARIGQKDSSRFKYAVALMSPPDYGARRTGSLSSPAIGGQSTI; via the coding sequence ATGAAGCACCACTCCCGCCGGGACGTTTTGAAAGAACTTGGGATGGGGGCTGCCGCGCTTTCCGTGGGAACAGGCAGCGCCCGACCCGGTGCTAATCCTGGGCAGAGACCTTCCGAAAACACCCCCGAGCAGTCCGCGCCAGGCATGCTGATGGCCATTGCCGCTCATCCGGGAGACGCCTTGTTCACCATGGGCGCAGCGGTGGGCCGTCAGGTGAGCACAGGGGGCCGGGGAATTTTTCTCAACCTCACCCACGGCGAGCGGGGCAATCCGGCCATTGCAGAGGCGGAATACGGCGCTATGCAGGTATCGGCCACCGGCAAGGCAGCCAAAATCCTGGGAGCACAGACGGCCTATCTTTCCTACCCCGACGGCGAACTTCCCGACGACGAGGAAGCGCGCTTCGCGGTGTGCGACGCCATCCGGCAGCACAAGCCGGAAATCATCATCACGCATTGGAAGGGCAGCTACCACAAGGACCATCGCGCCTGTTACAACATCGTGGACGATGCGATCTTTTATGCCGGGCTTCCAGGAATCAAACGAAAAGACACGGCCCATTCGGTGGGTAAGCTTCTGTTTGCTGAGAACTGGGAGGACGCGGAGGGCTTCCGGCAGGATATCTATCTGGACGTCAGCGACGTTTTCAACCGCTGGGTTGAAGCCTGCGCGGTTTTCCCCATGTGGAGGGGTGAAACGGGATTTCACTACGATGATTACTACCGGAGCCTGGCCGTGGCACGCGGCAGCCTGGCAAGAATTGGACAGAAAGACAGCAGCCGCTTCAAATACGCTGTGGCGCTGATGTCTCCGCCCGATTACGGCGCCCGTCGCACCGGATCTCTTTCATCACCAGCCATAGGAGGCCAGAGCACGATCTGA
- a CDS encoding DUF5009 domain-containing protein, with the protein MEGVKERAARHPKDAVQSPVVASRIASLDFFRGLTMFLLIGESTELYSLLRHPALHGTLLGFIGWQLDHHPWNGLHFWDLVQPFFMFIVGVAMPFSFGRRWEHGDSWAKTFHHALQRSVLLLFFGWALYCIGPGHITFELWNVLAQLSFTYLVAFLMMRKSTRTQIGFTFLLLIITEVLYRTWPVAGFNQPFVPDHNFGSWVDLAIMPQLSAGHWVAFNAIPTTAHTMWGVLAGCVLKSSRTHWNKIKTLVVPGLIGVIVGFSLNPVDPIIKRICTASFVIVSGGFCLLALALSYWLIDVKGWKKWALFFNIVGMNPLFIYLFTNSYGAEWFHRIAQPFTMGLFGWAGQLTGEIVTSVVVWGMLWYVCYWLYKKRIFIKI; encoded by the coding sequence ATGGAAGGAGTTAAGGAGCGAGCGGCTAGACACCCAAAGGACGCGGTCCAATCCCCGGTGGTTGCGAGCCGGATTGCATCGCTGGATTTCTTTCGTGGTCTGACCATGTTCCTGCTGATCGGGGAATCGACCGAGCTTTACTCGTTACTGCGACATCCGGCTCTACACGGCACCCTGCTTGGCTTCATAGGCTGGCAACTCGATCATCATCCCTGGAACGGCCTCCACTTCTGGGACCTGGTCCAGCCCTTCTTCATGTTTATCGTCGGTGTGGCGATGCCTTTCTCCTTCGGCAGGCGATGGGAGCACGGCGACAGTTGGGCGAAGACCTTCCATCATGCCCTCCAACGGTCCGTGCTGCTGCTCTTCTTTGGCTGGGCGCTCTATTGCATCGGCCCGGGCCACATCACCTTCGAGTTGTGGAATGTGCTGGCGCAACTCTCTTTTACCTACCTCGTTGCTTTCCTGATGATGCGCAAATCCACGCGGACGCAAATTGGCTTTACCTTCCTGCTGCTCATTATCACCGAAGTGCTGTACCGGACGTGGCCGGTTGCAGGATTTAATCAGCCCTTCGTCCCGGACCACAACTTTGGCTCCTGGGTGGATTTGGCGATCATGCCACAGCTTTCTGCCGGACACTGGGTAGCGTTCAACGCAATACCGACGACGGCACACACCATGTGGGGGGTACTGGCCGGATGCGTGCTGAAGAGCAGCCGCACCCACTGGAACAAGATCAAGACGCTGGTTGTTCCGGGACTCATTGGCGTCATCGTCGGTTTTTCGCTGAATCCCGTGGATCCGATCATCAAGCGTATTTGTACCGCTTCCTTTGTGATTGTCAGCGGCGGTTTTTGTCTGCTGGCTCTGGCGCTTTCCTACTGGCTGATTGACGTGAAAGGCTGGAAGAAGTGGGCCCTCTTCTTCAACATCGTGGGGATGAATCCGCTTTTCATTTACCTGTTTACGAACAGCTATGGGGCGGAGTGGTTCCACAGGATCGCACAGCCCTTCACCATGGGGTTGTTTGGCTGGGCGGGGCAGCTCACAGGAGAAATAGTAACCAGCGTCGTCGTCTGGGGCATGCTCTGGTACGTCTGTTACTGGTTGTACAAGAAAAGGATCTTCATTAAGATTTGA
- a CDS encoding discoidin domain-containing protein, with protein MKNADDSVLQPRMSRRRFLTGTAGAAALSSLSGVASAEPAIGQSSGGEAISNTTLLRVDVNPGHVVNSFDPDESLGSSMDELSPSIIEKIYTPEIIRECLSAGWGPITYRLHTELAIEAWHWNSDGEWSDPGKRQGYFTGNATPKESLRNSFGYPLPRRGTTSNGGAARGYSRLTDGDSDTFWKSNPYLTRTYTGEDDALHPQWIILDLAAMHKVNAIRIDWGNPYASAYDVQYWTGNDPMSWEGQYTAGGGGVAQQASGRWNLFTYGKVRDGSGGRVTLKLSRSPVATRWIRVVMTKSANGPGPSATGDPRDRLGYAIHQVYAGTLQDDRTFVDLVKHAPDASQTATYCSSTDPWHSASDLNPHGSQTGFDLFFTSGITNKLPAIIPVAILYSIPEDAAAQIAYLKKRGYPVGRVEMGEECDGQYYMPEDYAALYLQFADAIHKVDPDIKLGGPVFQGINQDISVWPDVQGRTSWFGRFLDYLKARGRIQDLTFVSFEHYPFDPCSVNWADLYREPELTRSCLQALRDDGLPDGVPLMNTESNVSWEMTPYMSDIFSGLWLADSVGSFFLEGGGAYFHSPIQPQAPNHGCRGWGTWSNFVCDSNFKIKGYTAEYYASHLINLEWASHHSGVHHMFRVVGTVPDAAGNALITSYALQRPDSDWAILLINKDQNNARTIQVAFEDSESGRVSHFAGQVQVVTYGSEQYVWHSTGPDSHADPDDPPRRATVPGGPDARFTLPKASITVLRGRLEAGERQQSY; from the coding sequence ATGAAAAACGCTGATGACAGTGTTCTCCAGCCTCGCATGTCGCGGCGCAGGTTTCTGACCGGCACGGCAGGAGCTGCCGCGCTGTCGTCGCTGTCTGGCGTGGCTTCCGCCGAACCGGCGATCGGCCAAAGCAGCGGAGGTGAAGCGATCTCTAACACAACGCTGCTCCGCGTTGACGTAAATCCAGGCCATGTGGTGAACTCTTTTGACCCTGATGAAAGCCTGGGAAGTTCGATGGACGAATTGTCCCCATCGATCATCGAAAAGATCTACACTCCTGAAATTATTCGTGAGTGCCTTTCCGCGGGCTGGGGACCCATTACCTACCGCCTCCACACCGAACTGGCGATTGAAGCCTGGCATTGGAATTCGGACGGCGAGTGGAGTGACCCTGGCAAGCGGCAAGGGTACTTTACCGGCAATGCAACGCCCAAAGAGTCTTTGCGCAATTCGTTTGGCTATCCGCTTCCGCGCCGCGGCACCACCAGCAACGGAGGGGCCGCCCGAGGCTACTCGCGGCTGACGGACGGCGATTCCGATACCTTCTGGAAGAGCAATCCCTACCTGACGCGGACCTATACCGGAGAGGATGACGCGCTGCATCCCCAGTGGATCATCCTGGACCTTGCTGCGATGCACAAAGTGAATGCCATTCGCATCGACTGGGGCAACCCGTATGCGAGTGCTTACGACGTGCAATACTGGACCGGCAACGACCCCATGAGCTGGGAGGGCCAGTATACTGCGGGCGGCGGAGGGGTTGCGCAGCAAGCCTCGGGGCGCTGGAACCTTTTCACCTATGGCAAAGTGCGTGACGGAAGCGGTGGGCGAGTGACGCTGAAGCTTTCCCGGTCGCCAGTGGCAACACGTTGGATTCGGGTCGTGATGACGAAGTCCGCTAATGGCCCGGGACCGTCTGCCACCGGCGATCCGCGCGACCGGCTTGGCTATGCGATCCATCAGGTATATGCAGGCACACTACAGGATGATAGAACCTTTGTCGACCTGGTGAAACACGCCCCTGACGCCAGCCAGACGGCAACCTACTGTTCCTCGACGGACCCCTGGCATTCCGCTTCTGACCTGAATCCTCACGGCTCGCAGACCGGGTTTGATTTGTTTTTCACCAGCGGGATCACGAACAAGCTGCCGGCCATCATCCCCGTGGCTATTCTCTACAGCATTCCGGAAGACGCCGCAGCCCAGATCGCATATCTCAAGAAACGAGGTTATCCTGTCGGGCGGGTTGAGATGGGCGAAGAATGCGACGGGCAATATTACATGCCCGAAGATTACGCTGCTCTCTATCTGCAATTCGCTGATGCCATCCACAAGGTTGATCCTGACATCAAGCTTGGCGGGCCGGTGTTTCAGGGCATCAACCAGGACATTTCCGTCTGGCCGGACGTGCAGGGACGGACTTCCTGGTTCGGGCGCTTTTTGGATTACCTCAAGGCGCGCGGGCGAATTCAGGACCTCACCTTCGTCTCCTTTGAACACTATCCCTTTGATCCATGTTCGGTGAACTGGGCGGATCTCTATCGCGAGCCGGAACTGACGCGAAGCTGCCTCCAGGCGCTGCGCGATGACGGTCTGCCGGATGGCGTACCGCTGATGAATACGGAGAGCAATGTTTCCTGGGAGATGACGCCGTATATGTCGGACATCTTCTCTGGTCTTTGGCTGGCCGACAGCGTCGGCAGCTTCTTTCTCGAGGGCGGCGGCGCCTATTTCCATTCGCCCATCCAGCCTCAGGCGCCCAACCATGGGTGCCGCGGATGGGGCACCTGGAGCAACTTCGTTTGCGACTCCAATTTTAAGATCAAAGGATATACGGCGGAGTACTACGCCAGCCATCTGATCAACCTGGAATGGGCGTCCCATCACTCGGGCGTTCACCACATGTTTCGAGTTGTGGGGACCGTGCCGGATGCCGCGGGAAACGCGCTGATTACGAGCTATGCGCTGCAGCGGCCGGACAGCGATTGGGCAATCTTGCTGATTAACAAAGACCAGAATAATGCCCGGACGATTCAGGTGGCGTTTGAGGATTCAGAAAGCGGGCGGGTGAGCCATTTTGCGGGTCAGGTCCAGGTGGTGACGTACGGCAGCGAACAATACGTCTGGCATTCAACGGGACCGGACTCCCACGCCGACCCGGACGATCCGCCCCGACGCGCGACTGTTCCTGGCGGCCCGGACGCGCGTTTCACATTGCCGAAAGCTTCCATCACCGTGCTGCGGGGCAGGCTTGAAGCTGGAGAGCGGCAACAGTCCTACTGA
- a CDS encoding SMP-30/gluconolactonase/LRE family protein: MKSIIVGLALLLSLPVALKAQAQHAPRKFELRANSPKFWKLIGRHAQMKRVATGFGFTEGPVWDPHGFLYVSDEIQNKIFRVYPDGHKETLISLGNPDGNTFDREFHLLDCASVLRAVIQVDPDGHYKVLADQVEGKKFNTPNDIVIGPDGAIYFTNPTLDLTKDQKQEIPYQGIYRLDAQGDVQLLAKDMAQPNGLAFSPDGKKLYVDDSERKDIRVYDFLPGGKLANGRQFGTEEGGPHEGVPDGMRVDRKGNLFVTGPLGVWVWDPEGNHLGTIVVPEQPANLAWGDRGYGTLYLTATTSVYKIRTRDRGFIPYLSKPKRH; encoded by the coding sequence ATGAAATCAATAATCGTCGGATTGGCCCTGTTACTTTCGCTGCCGGTCGCGCTGAAGGCGCAGGCGCAGCATGCTCCACGCAAATTCGAGCTCCGCGCAAATTCGCCAAAGTTCTGGAAGCTGATTGGGCGGCATGCGCAAATGAAGCGCGTGGCGACCGGGTTCGGTTTTACGGAGGGGCCTGTGTGGGACCCGCACGGGTTTCTCTACGTGAGCGACGAAATCCAAAACAAGATTTTTAGGGTTTATCCCGATGGGCACAAGGAAACTTTGATTTCTCTGGGCAATCCCGACGGAAACACGTTCGACCGCGAATTTCATCTTCTCGATTGCGCGAGTGTGCTGAGGGCGGTTATTCAGGTCGATCCCGACGGCCATTACAAGGTGCTGGCGGACCAGGTTGAAGGAAAGAAGTTCAATACCCCGAACGATATTGTGATTGGCCCTGACGGCGCCATCTACTTTACCAACCCTACCCTTGATCTTACCAAAGACCAGAAACAGGAGATTCCTTACCAGGGCATTTACCGGCTCGATGCGCAAGGCGACGTTCAGCTCCTTGCCAAAGATATGGCCCAGCCGAACGGGCTGGCGTTTTCACCGGACGGCAAGAAACTTTACGTGGACGACAGCGAGCGGAAGGACATCCGCGTGTATGATTTTCTGCCGGGCGGCAAATTGGCAAACGGCCGTCAGTTCGGAACCGAAGAGGGCGGCCCGCATGAAGGCGTTCCTGACGGCATGCGGGTGGACCGCAAGGGCAACCTGTTCGTCACCGGGCCTCTCGGCGTCTGGGTCTGGGACCCCGAAGGAAACCATCTGGGCACGATTGTGGTCCCCGAACAGCCGGCCAATCTGGCCTGGGGCGATCGGGGTTACGGCACGCTCTACCTGACGGCGACGACATCGGTCTACAAGATCCGTACGCGGGACCGCGGGTTCATTCCTTACCTGTCGAAGCCGAAACGTCACTGA
- a CDS encoding RraA family protein, translated as MIQRRGARIFFGIVLVLSSSFFAIPAYGQLGMFSHQQLIEFTPDWHGARFADGRPDVPDSMLQRLQDVTAEQAWEVLQRAGYHNQFESGWTVVNPQKQRLVGRVVTAVFMPFRPDLDSVIRANGKKEGESVQGENSWIINRLQPGDVMVVDLFGKIKDGTIIGGNLATSVYTKTHNGIIVNGSIRDTAEIEEMKGFEVFCRGTDPSALRNVTLMGINVPIRMGQATVMPGDIAVSDPEGITFIPPQLAEQVADHAEMDHLVDDWGFMMLREKKYSPGQIDGRWTPQMIEEFNAYAAKRGSKLRMPVPK; from the coding sequence ATGATTCAACGCAGGGGCGCTAGGATTTTCTTCGGCATCGTGCTCGTCCTGAGTTCTTCCTTTTTTGCGATTCCCGCTTATGGCCAGCTTGGAATGTTTTCTCATCAGCAACTCATCGAGTTTACGCCGGATTGGCACGGGGCGCGGTTTGCCGACGGACGTCCGGACGTGCCCGATTCCATGCTGCAGCGCTTGCAGGACGTGACGGCGGAACAAGCCTGGGAAGTGCTGCAGCGCGCGGGATATCACAACCAGTTTGAGTCTGGGTGGACGGTAGTCAACCCGCAGAAGCAGAGGCTGGTGGGACGCGTGGTGACGGCGGTGTTCATGCCGTTTCGGCCCGACTTGGATTCGGTAATCCGTGCCAATGGCAAGAAGGAAGGGGAATCAGTTCAGGGCGAGAATTCCTGGATCATCAACCGGCTGCAGCCGGGGGACGTAATGGTGGTGGACCTGTTTGGGAAAATCAAGGACGGGACGATCATCGGGGGGAACCTGGCCACCTCGGTGTACACAAAGACCCATAACGGAATCATCGTGAATGGGTCGATCCGCGATACGGCCGAGATCGAGGAGATGAAAGGGTTCGAGGTTTTTTGCCGCGGGACGGACCCATCAGCTTTGCGGAACGTGACGCTGATGGGAATCAACGTGCCCATCCGCATGGGGCAGGCGACCGTCATGCCGGGGGACATCGCGGTGAGCGATCCGGAAGGGATCACGTTTATCCCGCCGCAACTGGCGGAGCAGGTGGCGGACCACGCGGAAATGGACCACCTGGTCGATGATTGGGGATTTATGATGCTGCGGGAGAAGAAGTACAGCCCTGGGCAAATCGACGGCCGATGGACGCCGCAGATGATTGAAGAGTTCAATGCTTACGCGGCCAAACGTGGATCGAAGCTGAGGATGCCAGTTCCAAAATAG
- a CDS encoding c-type cytochrome, with amino-acid sequence MNRPKGDAGLIGTVQRRRQQCGRAAHRHVDGNSTPTTTRRTIFLCACLFAIATVCPAQQTNSNMGQQQRDHARRSFANRCAPCHGLDGRGGEHAPAIVNTSGASARSDQEVARIIRSGIPDKGMPSFHFLTNPQIDEIISYIRYLRGGGNTANLKGEPAAGSKLFFGTARCSDCHMMNGKGGFIASDLSEFGRTHSEEEIREMIVQPNKVPSPEGQRVTIVTKSGQTLSGLARNEDNFSIALLSEDGVFHLLMKSEISKMTREPQSIMPDDYGKKLSSAQLDDLASFLILSSAHKSPPTGSESSEGSE; translated from the coding sequence ATGAATAGACCGAAGGGCGATGCCGGCTTGATAGGAACCGTGCAGCGGCGCCGGCAGCAGTGCGGAAGAGCAGCGCATCGACATGTGGATGGCAACTCCACGCCGACCACCACACGGCGCACGATCTTCCTCTGCGCCTGTCTTTTCGCCATCGCAACGGTTTGCCCTGCTCAACAGACCAACTCAAACATGGGACAGCAGCAACGCGATCACGCAAGGCGGTCGTTTGCGAACCGCTGCGCCCCCTGCCACGGTCTGGATGGGCGTGGCGGCGAACACGCCCCTGCCATTGTTAACACTTCGGGCGCATCGGCCAGATCGGACCAGGAAGTGGCGCGGATAATCCGCAGCGGCATTCCCGACAAAGGGATGCCGTCGTTCCACTTCCTGACGAACCCGCAGATCGATGAGATTATCAGCTACATCCGGTATTTGCGGGGCGGCGGAAACACCGCGAATCTGAAGGGCGAGCCGGCAGCGGGATCAAAACTCTTTTTCGGCACCGCCCGATGCTCTGACTGCCACATGATGAACGGCAAAGGGGGCTTTATCGCGTCTGACCTGTCTGAGTTCGGGCGCACTCACTCAGAAGAGGAAATCCGAGAAATGATCGTGCAGCCCAATAAGGTCCCTAGTCCCGAGGGGCAACGGGTCACGATCGTCACGAAGTCTGGCCAGACTCTGTCCGGCCTGGCGCGAAACGAGGACAATTTCTCAATCGCATTGCTTAGCGAAGACGGCGTCTTTCATCTTCTGATGAAGTCCGAAATCTCGAAGATGACCCGCGAACCGCAGTCGATCATGCCGGACGACTACGGAAAAAAGCTGAGCTCGGCGCAACTGGATGACCTTGCCAGCTTTTTGATTCTTAGCTCAGCCCATAAAAGCCCGCCGACCGGGAGCGAGAGTTCGGAAGGCTCCGAATGA